From Ipomoea triloba cultivar NCNSP0323 chromosome 5, ASM357664v1, the proteins below share one genomic window:
- the LOC116019098 gene encoding classical arabinogalactan protein 5-like produces the protein MACSRVIFAMIFALVAGSALAQAPGASPAASPKKSPSPVASPPKSVATPSSPPTATPAAAPTQTPTASPPTESPLPSPPAPPTDASSPAATPASTPPSISAAPGSAPGSSPTSPPNAAALNRVALAGSAAVAFFAASLLF, from the coding sequence ATGGCTTGCTCACGAGTGATTTTTGCCATGATTTTCGCCTTAGTGGCTGGATCAGCTTTGGCTCAGGCTCCGGGAGCCTCGCCGGCTGCTTCGCCGAAGAAATCGCCTTCTCCTGTTGCATCTCCTCCGAAGTCGGTTGCGACGCCGTCTTCTCCGCCTACTGCGACTCCCGCCGCTGCTCCTACTCAGACTCCGACCGCTTCTCCCCCTACCGAATCACCGCTGCCTTCTCCACCGGCTCCCCCTACTGACGCCTCATCTCCTGCCGCCACTCCTGCTAGTACTCCTCCCTCCATCTCCGCTGCTCCCGGTTCGGCTCCCGGCTCATCTCCTACCTCTCCTCCCAACGCCGCCGCTTTGAACAGAGTCGCCCTGGCCGGATCCGCCGCCGTGGCGTTCTTCGCCGCCTCACTGCTGTTCTAG
- the LOC116018861 gene encoding uncharacterized protein LOC116018861: MLMAICPKLYEIYWFDSTGNPPRDDIKDIVETSLKATSIIGGKKASRQVKWITCSCAIQRGGTECGYYVMKFILEIISLGTCKGMNKLLERQGRLPYNQKEID; the protein is encoded by the exons ATGTTGATGGCTATTTGTCCTAAATTATATGAAATCTATTGGTTTGATTCCACTGGTAATCCGCCACGtgatgatattaaagatatagttgaaac GTCTTTGAAGGCAACAAGCATAATAGGTGGAAAGAAAGCAAGTCGTCAAGTAAAATGGATTACATGTTCG TGTGCCATACAAAGAGGAGGTACCGAATGCggatattatgtgatgaaattcattttggaaatcatttcattgggaacatgcaagggaatgaataag cttttggagagacaaggaagattgccatacaatcaaaaagaaattgattaA